In the genome of Actinobacillus lignieresii, the window CTAACGGCGCATCTACGAAAATAGAAACGTTGATTTCATTACGAATTTCTTCATCGGTAAGTAACAGAATACCTTCGAAAATAATGATTTTTTTAGGTGCGAAATTTTTGGTTGTCGTTTTACGGTTATGTTCCGAATAGTCATATTCGGGGATCTCGATCGCTTCTCCTTGTTTTAATTGACGGAGATGTTCAACGAGTAGGTGATGATCTATTGAGTTCGGATGATCGTAATTCGTTTTCACCCGTTCTTCCATGGTCAAATGGGTTTGATCTTTATAATAAGCATCTTCCGAAATGATACCGATATCGTCCGAGTTAAGTTCTTCTTTTAATTCTTTATAAATTGTCGAAGCAATAAGACTTTTACCCGATGCGGAGGCACCTGCGATAGCAATCACGATACAAGCTTGGTTTTCAATGGTTTCAGACATAATCGGTTCCTAAATATATTCATGCTCAAAGAAAAGGATAAAATTCGGGAGATTATACCGCATTTTTGTAAAATTTTGCGTATAATCGACCGCTTGTGGGGTCAATCGAGAGGAAAAATGGACGTTTTTATTCAAGGTTTTATTGTGTGCTTCGGGTTGATTGTGTCAATCGGTGCGCAAAATGCTTTTTTACTGAAACAAGGGATCTTAAAACAACACGTATTTTGGGTCGCTTTACTCTGTTTTTTAGGTGATGTATTTTTAATGACGTTAGGTGTACTAGGGTTAGGTTCCGTCGTAGCGAATTTGCCTATGTTAAGTTTAGCCATCGCTTTACTGGGAGCCTGTTTCTTATTTACCTACGGCAGTCGCTCGTTTATCAGTATTTTCAAGAGCGTAGAAGCACTGAAAGCAAGTAATGAAAATGCGACGAGTTTGAAAAGGGCATTGATGATTACCTTTGCGATTACTTTTTTAAATCCACACGTGTACATCGATACGGTAGTGATTTTGGGCGGAATCGGCGGGCATTTGGATTTTGACGGCAAAATGGCGTTTCTTGCCGGCGCATTAAGTTGTTCGTTCTTATGGTTTTTTGGTGTCGGTTACGGAGCCGGTTTTCTATCGCCTTATTTTGAAAAGCGCAGAACATGGCAAATTTTAGATTTTCTTACCGGTGTGATTATGTATGCGATTGCAATCAGTTTGACGGCATATGCTTTTCAGCTGGCTAAACAAATTTTTGCTTGGTAGGCGGTTAAATTTTATTGAATTTTTGCAAAAAGAAACGCTCGGAGTTTTGGCTTCGAGCGTTTTTGTTTGAGGAACAAACTAAATTATAAGTAGAATTTTTCTACGAAGTTTAATTTGTCGTCTAATTTTAACACTAACGGCTGACCGGTAGGGATTTCAAAATCCATAATTTCAGCATCAGAAATACCGATGATGTGTTTTGCTAACGCACGAAGAGAGTTACCGTGTGCAGTTACCAGTACGCGTTTGCCGGATAATAACGCCGGTGCGATTTGATCTTCCCAGAACGGTAACACGCGTTCTAACGTGATTTTGAGGTTTTCCGCATTTGGAATTACATCTTTCGGTAAGTGAGCGTAACGACGATCGTTATGCGCAGAATTCGGATCCGCCGCATCTAAATCCGGTGGAGAAATGTCATAAGAACGACGCCAAATGTGAACTTGTTCGTCACCGTATTGTTCGGCGGTCGCTTTTTTGTCTAAACCTTGTAACGCACCGTAGTGACGCTCGTTTAAACGCCAGTTTTTCACTTGTGGAATCCATAATTGATTAGATTCTTCTAATACGATATTACAAGTTTTAATTGCACGAGTTAAAACCGAAGTGAATGCGATATCGAATTCATAACCGGCGGCTTTTAATTTTTGACCTGCCGATTTCGCTTCTTCGATACCACGTTCGGTTAAATTAACATCACGCCAGCCTGTAAATAAGTTTTTAGCATTCCATTCACTGAAACCGTGACGAATAAATACTAATTCCATAAAGACTCCTATGTATTTAAGTTGATTTGAAAACCGTGTATTTATAGCAAAAATCCACTTACTTTGAAATAGTTAGCCGATTTCTTTTTAGAAAAGCGAGAGAAAAGCTGATTTTCCTCAAATATTTGATAGAATAAGCTATTTTGTCGTCTTTAATTGAGTTCCGTAGGTGGATTTTGTGAAAGTCTTTCGTCCGTTTTATGTCATTCCGCTATTGATTTGTTTTAGCGTATTCGTTCAGTCATCTTATGCGACTGAGCTTTCCAGTATTCAGCAAAAAATTAAACAACAACAAAGTAAAATTAACGAACAACGTCAAAAACGTAGTGTGCTGCAATCTACGTTGAAAACGCAAGAAATCGAGATGGGTAAGGTATTGGGTAAACTTAAAGAAACCGAAATGTCTTTAACCGAAACTCGCCAAGCGATTAAGCGTACCGAGCAGGAAATTCAAAGGCTGGAAAAGCAAGAAAAAGAACAAAAAGAGAAATTGAAAGAGCAGCTGGATTCCGCTTATCGCTCCGGTATTCATCCTTCGGTATTGGAACGCTTGATGTCGGAAAGTGCTAAAAATGCGGACAGAATGACCGCTTATTATGCGCATATCAATCAAGTAAGAATCGATACGATTAACGATTTAAGACGTACGCAACAGGAATTAAAAGATCGTCGCGACGAGCTGAAAGGTCAGCAGAAAGGGCAACAGACACAATTAAGCGAACAAAAGAAACAAGAAAAAGATTTAAAGAAAGTACAAAACGAACGTGAAACCACGTTGCGCTCAATTAATAAAACCTTAGAACAAGACGAAAGCCGTTTAGAATCGTTAAAAAGTAATGAGGCGGCGTTACGTAATCAATTAGCCAAAGCGACGGCGGAATCCGAACGCCAAGAAGAGCAGGAAATTGCCAAATTGGAGCAGAAAAAAAATAGTGAGGAAAAACGTAAAGCGACCGAGCAAGAAAAGCAACAAGTTAGAGCCGGTAGAGGTTTAGGTTCGCCGAAGAAACAATTTAGTATGCCAGTGGCGGGGAAAGTGGTAAACAGTTTCGGTTCTCGTCAAATGGGCGAAGTGACTTGGCACGGTGTCGTTATTGCGGCAAGCGCAGGTGCGCCGGTACGAGCAATTGCCGGCGGGCGTGTAATTTTAGCCGATTGGTTGCAAGGTTACGGGCAAGTCGTCGTAATCGATCATGGTAACGGCGATATGTCGTTATACGGCTATAATCAATCGGTTTCGGTACGTAAAGGCAGCCGTGTTTCCGCCGGACAACAAATTGCCAGCGTAGGTAACTCCGGCGGTCAAAATCGTTCGGCGTTATATTTTGAAATCCGTCGTAAAGGCAATCCAAAAAATCCGATGGGTTGGGTAAAATAATGTGGAATTTATTTCAAAGTAAGCAGTCTATTTTTTCGGTTTTTTGGCAAATTTTGTTGCTGATTTCACCGCTTGCTCAAGCGGGAAAATTAGCGATTGTGATAGATGATATCGGCTATCGTGCAAAAGAAGATAATGCGATTTACGCATTGCCTAAAGAAGTGAGTGTGGCAATCATTCCCGTTGCACCGTATGCGACGGCGAGAGCGCAAAAAGCCTACGAACAAAAACGGGACGTGTTGATCCATTTACCGATGCAACCGAAAAACAGACATCAACCGATTGAATCGGGGGCGCTAATGGTCGGGGCAAGTAAAGAAAACGTCGCTCGCTTAATTCAAGCCGCTCGTAATCAAGTGCCTTATGCCATCGGTTTGAATAACCATATGGGAAGCGGTGCGACGGCGGATCGTCAAACGATGGAGCATTTAATGACGGAGTTGTCTAAACAACAACTTTTCTTCCTCGACAGTAAAACCGGTCCGAGCGTTGCAGCAAAAGTCGCCCGTGAATTAGGGGTAAACGCCTTGGAAAGAAACTTGTTTTTAGATGATAACGATGCGTTGCACGAAGTACAGAATCAGTTTCATCTTGCTTTACATTACGCTCGAAAACACGGTAGTGCGATTTTAATCGGTCACCCGCGTAAAAACAGTATCGAGGTCTTAGAAAAAGGTTTGGCAAACTTACCCGAAGATATTCAATTAGTCAGTATGGGCAGCTTATGGCGTAATGATACTGTCGTGCCGAAAATACCGTTTATTATGGTATTTGACGATATGCCCGCGCCGACTTCCGTCGCCCCTTTTAACGTCGTACCGCTATTAAGAGGCGTACCGCAAGATTAAGATTAGGACGTTATTGTGAATTTTAAACCGCATTTCTTAACCGTTTGTTGCTTATGCGCATTTGCTCATATTGCTAATGCGCAACAATCCGTACAACCGGAAAATCACTCGCTCGAATCATCGGAAGATAGCGAGGAAGCCGTACAAGATTCAAAGATTGAAGCCGCCGTCGATTTGGAAGTAAAAGGGATTGCGGACAAAGATAAAGATGCTTGGGCGAATGTCCAAATTTATCTTGGGCAGATCGCAAAAGAATATGCGGACGGTTCGGAGCGTCATCAATATCTGGTACAAACGGCGGTAGATAAAGCGTTGCGTGCCAAAGGGTATTACAATACTCGCTATCAATTTGCGCAAACGCCTCTCGCCGGTAAAAAGCCGTTACTGACGTTAAATGTCGAGCCGGACAGTCAAAAAGTCAAGATTGATGAAACGGATATCCGAATCAGCGGTGAGGCGAGTAAAGACGAAGATTTTACTAAATTGGTTGCTTCCGCTCCGAAACAAGGAACGGATTTGGATCATGAACAGTATGACGGTTTTAAAAGCAATCTTGAAAGTTTAGCATTTAAAAAAGGCTATTTTGACGGAAACTGGCTATATCATCGCTTAGAAATTTATCCGAAGGATCATTCGGCGGATTGGCGTTTAGGTTACGACAGCGGCGTTCGTTATCGTTACGGTGAAATTACGTTTACGGATAATCAAATTAAAGAAGAATATCTGCGCAATATTTTAAAAGTGAAATCCGGCGAACATTATTACGCTAATGACCTATCGCAAATGACTTCGGATTATTCGTCAAGCAATTGGTTTTCTTCCGTATTGTTTGAGCCGCATTTAAACGAAGAGCAAAAAGTTGTCGATTTAAATGTTTTATTTCAGCCGAAGAAAAAAAATGACGTAGAAGTCGGGATCGGTTTTGCAACCGATGTAGGACCTCGTTTTCAGTTGAACTGGAAAAAACCTTGGCTGAATAGCCGCGGTCATAATATTGAATCGCGTACGTATATTTCCGCACCGGAACAGCGTTTTGAGTTCGGCTATAATATTCCGTTGCGTGAAGATCCGTTGCATTACTATTATCAATTTTCAGGTTCGTTAGAAAACGAAGATCAAAACGATACCGAATCAACAGCGGCAACCTTAGGTTTTCAACGTTTTTGGACGCATGAAACCGGTTGGTCTTTTTCCGCCGGTATAAAAACGCGTTACGATTCTTTTACTCAAGCGGGTGAATCGCATCGTACTTTATTGGTTTATCCGACCGCTGCCTTAAATCGTACTCGTTCGGACGGCAATCGTTTTCCGCTTTGGGGGGATAGTCAAAGATTAACGGTGAACTGGGGGACAAAAGCGTTAGCTTCGGATGTAAATTTCTATAGTTGGAAAGCATCCACCACTTGGATCAGAACCTATTTTAAGAATCATCGTTTCTTCTTACGTGCCGAAGTCGGTCATATTCATTCTAAAGATTTCTATCGTATTCCACCCGCATTACGTTATTTCGCCGGCGGTGATATGAGCATACGAGGATTCGGTTATAAGGATATTTCTCCGAGAGATCCGAAAAACGGTAAGTTGATTGGCGGTTCTCATCTAGTGACTGCAACCGCCGAATATCAATATCAGCTTTATCCGGGTTGGTGGGCGGCACTGTTTTATGATACGGGGCTGGCTTCAAATAAATTCGAAACGAAAGATTTACACGCCGGAGCGGGAATCGGCGTACGTTGGGCTTCGCCAATCGGTGCGATTAAGTTGGATTTGGCAACGCCGGTAAGATCGCCGAATAATGAAAAAGGCGTACAATTTTATATCGGTTTAGGTTCGGAATTATAAATATTATTCAAGCGGATAAATTTATCCGCTTTCTTTGTATCAGGTAAATGGTGAAAACTCATGAGTGAACAGCATAACCAACAAGTAGAAAGCGTTCAAACGGAGCAAACTCCCGTCACAACTCAAAAAAGTCGATGGCGCTGGTTGCGCCGTATCGGTTTCGGCCTATTGTGCCTGCTTTTAATTCCTCTGTTATTTTTAATGACGGGCAAAGGACAACGAACCGCTTTTGAGCTGGCGGATAAATTTCTCGAACCATTAACCGTCGGTAACATCAAAGGCAGTTTACAAGAGGGTTTAACTCTAACCGATACCAAATTTGTTACGGACGGAGTGGATGTAACGGTCGGGCAAGCGGATCTACAGCTTGATTTGAGTTGTTTGCTCAAGTTGCAAAGTTGCGTTGAAAGTATCGCCCTAAAAGATACCGAAGTTAAAATTGATACGGCGAAATTACCGCCTTCTCAGCCGGATAAAGAGCGCGAACCTTTTACCGAGCTGAATTTACCGTTAGGCATCGCGGTGAAAAATATTGCGTTGGATAATATTCAAGTCAAAGTCGATGAAATGGATATTGCCTTAACACATTTTCATTCGGGGATTTTCGGCAAAGGGCGTGCGGTTAATTTAGCACCGACCGAATTAGCCGGTTTAACTCTTTCGCTAGCACCGTCAAGTGCGGAGCAAGCGGTCGAAAAAACACAGGAAATTGCAAAAAAATCGGAAAAACAGACCGCTTCCGAAATTGATTGGGCGGAAATTAAAGCCAAATTGGCTCAACCGCTATTGACCAAACAAGCGCCGATTAAATTACCGTTAGATGCATCGATTCCGCAATTGGAAGCCAAAAATATTCATATTGAACGGAAAGTAAAAGACAAAGAAGGAAAGCTAACGACAGCTCAATCGATTGTGAAAGTAGCGTCGTTGTTGTTGCAAGCCAAGGCGGATCAACAAGCGGTCGAATTATCGCAATTATCGCTTAAAAGTGATCGCGGTGATATTCACGGCAACGGTTTACTGACTCTCGCGGAAAATTATCCGCTCAATTGGGCGTTAAATGCGGATTCGCCATTATTAACGGAGCTAAAAATTCCGGCAAGCCAAGCAAAAATTGCGTTAAACGGCGAATTATTCGGTAAAACGTCGCTCGATATTCAAACAAGCGGCGCAGTGAAAGCAAATTTAAAGGGGAATGTTCAACTTGCCGAGCCGAAAACTCCGCTTAATCTGCATTTAACCGCTGATGCGGTTTCTTATCCGTTTATGCCGGAAAAGGGCTCTGATCCGCTGAAATTAGAAAAAATCGATTTGTTACTCACCGGAGATTTACTCAATTATCAATTAGATACGCAAGTGAGTGCGACGGGGATGCGCATTCCGGCGAGCCGTGCGCATTTAAAAGGACAGGGCGAAATTACCCAATTTAATATTGATCAGCTTGCGCTGAATGCCTTAGAGGGTAAAGCAAATCTAAGCGGAAATATTAATTGGGAAAACGGAGTGGCATGGGATGCGCAAACGGATCTAAATGCGATCAATACCAAATCGCTTGCACCGCAATGGGCAGCGGTACTTTCCGGCGGTTTGCAATCTAAAGGTTATGCGGGACGAGGAGAAAACGGTTCGGATTGGAATGTTGAGGTTTCTCATTTAGATTTGAACGGTTCGCTTTTGCAAAAAAATTTACAGCTCAAAGGTGAGATTAAATCGAATAATGACACTTTATTAGACGTACCTTCCGCCACGTTGATTTACGGCGAAAATAATATTGCCCTGAAAGGCGTCTTAAGTGATGAGTCGGATTTTTCCGCGCAAATTAATGCGCCGAATTTAACGGGTTTATTACCTAAGTTGGCGGCAAATATTCAAGGAAATATCAAGTTGAGCGGTAAAGTGGCCGAGCCGAATTTAGATGTGGATTTAACCGCTAAAAGCTTAAGTTATGATCAGTTGAGTCTAAAAAACTTAGTCGCAAAAGGAAAAGTAAATACCGAGAAAACGATTCAAGGTAATTTGGATGTGAGCTTGGCACAGTTGGCATACGGCGATGTAACGGTAGAAAACGCCGACTTAGCTGTAAGCGGTAGCGAAGCGAATCACAACTTAAAATTGAGTGCGAAAGGAAATCCTATTGGCGCAAATTTACAACTTTCCGGAAAATTTGACCGCTTGCAACAAGTTTGGCGAGGTCAATTAAGCCAAGTTGCGATTGAGAGCAAAGATTTCGGGTCGTTTAAAACCAACCAAGCGGTAAATGTTAGCTACGATAACAAGCAAGTCAATGCGAATGTTTCTGCCCATTGTTGGAATAATCCAAAAATTAATTTGTGTTTCCCGCAAGCGTTTAATGCCGGTCAAGAAGGTAAAGTACCGTTTGAAATCAAGCAATTTAACTTGGCGACAATTCAAGAATTTTTGGATCAAAATACGCAATTAGCCGGTATTATCAATGCAAAAGGCGATGCGGCTTGGTTTAAAAACAAACAGCCGCAAGTGAATGTTGAGCTTGATTCAAAAACATTGAAATTGGTACAAAAACTTGATGGCGGCAACAGCTTCCCGTTGACGTTAAGTCCGGTTAAAGTGAATGCGAATTTAGCGGATAATAATTTGAAATTAAAAACCGATATTAAAGTGGAAAATAACGGTCGTCTGACTACCGATCTTGTGATGAATGATGTGGCGAATACACGCAAATTATCCGGCAGTATTCATATTGATCAACTGACGCTTAAACTGATTAAACCGTTATTAACCGGAGGTGAATCGGTTGATGGTAATATCAATGCGCGTTTGTCGGTCGGAGGAACTGTCACCGCACCGTTATTAAACGGCACGTTAAATCTTAGCGAGTTACGGGCGAAAGCGAGTGCAATGCCGTTTGATGTCACCGGCGGTCATTTAGTGTTAAATTTCCACGATGCGACTTCAACGCTTTCCGGTCGAGTACAAACCACGGAAAGCGAATTGCGTTTGGACGGCGATGCGGATTGGCGACGTTTAGATGCGTGGAAAACCAGAGTACACGCCCAAGCGCATCGCTTCCGCGTAAACGTGCCGAATATGGCAAAAGTCGAATTTAGCCCGAATATTGAGGTAACCGCAATGCCGAACGAGCTTGTTTTAGGCGGCAATATCGATATTCCTTGGGCGAGAATTGCGGTGGAGTCCTTGCCGGAAAGTGCGGTAAGCGTGAGCGGCGATGAAGTTATTATGGACGGTTCGGTAAAACAAAAAATTCCGTTGGCTCAGCGTCAGATCCCGGAGAAAACCGCAGGCGGTATGGCGATAAAGGCAAATATCAATATTCATATCGGCGATGACGTCAGTATTAATGCTTACGGTTTGAAAAGCCACCTAAACGGTACGATTGTGGTACGCCAAGGCAAACAAGGGCTTGGTTTATACGGGCAAGTCAATTTGAAAAACGGTCGTTATGCCTCATTCGGTCAAGATTTACTGATTCGTAAAGGGGTAATCAGTTTTGCCGGACTTCCGTCACAACCTTCCTTAAACATTGAAGCGATTCGTAATCCGGAAGCAATGGAAGATCCGAGTATTACCGCAGGGGTAAAAGTGATCGGTTTGGCGGATAGTCCGGAGGTAAAAGTATTTTCCGAACCGGCGATGTCGCAAAATGAAGCGCTTGCGCATGTGCTGACCGGTCGTTCGTTAGATAATAGCGGCGATGCCGGATCGAGCAATTCTATGGCGGCGGCATTAATCAGTATGAGCTTATCGAAAAGCAGTAAAACCGTCGGAGCGGTAGGCAGTACGTTCGGTTTGAAAGATTTAAATGTAACGACCGCCGGTATCGGTGATAATACGAAAGTGGAAGTGAGTGCGAGTTTAACGCCTAAGTTTAAAGTAAAATACGGTGTCGGGATCTTTGCCGCACTTACCGAATTAACGTTACGTTATAATCTTGCGCCGAGACTGTATTTACAATGGGTTTCCAGCGTAAATCAAGCGGTGGATTTAATGTATCGTTTTGAATTTGATGAAATGTTTGAGTAATTTTATCAACTATTTTGAGCAAGCGGTTCTTTTTGTGAACTTTTTGGCAAAACGGACCGCTTATTTTTTCGATCAAATCCCCCCAAAAACGGCAAATATCGTGCTAAAATCCAATTTAATTCAAAGCGTTATCTCAAATTAAACAGAAATTGATTAAACATGGAAAAACAACGACAAAAGCAGTTGCAAAGGTGGCTTCGAGGACAGCAAAAAATCATTAAGAAGTGGATGTACCTCAATGTTTTGCTCGGTAGCTTGAGTGCCGTATTAATGATCGGACAAATGGCATTATTGGCAACGATGTTACATAAAATGATTATCGAACATCAAAGTTCGCAAACTTTCTTATTAGAGCTTGGCTTGTTATTTGTTTGTTTTAGCGGACGTGCGTTGCTGACTTGGCTACGCGAGCGCACTGGATTTAAGGCGGGTCAGACGTTGCGTTTACATTTACGTGAACAAATTATGGCAAAACTGTCTGAAATCGGGCCGATGAGTATGCAACAAAAGCCGGCGGGAAGTTGGGCGACATTAATGTTGGAACAAGTGGAAAACCTACATAATTTTTACGCGCGTTATTTGCCGCAACAATTTTTATCGTTGTTAGTGCCGATGATTATTCTCTGTTTCGTATTTCCGATTAACTGGGCGGCGGGGCTTATTTTATTTGCAACCTTACCGTTATTGCCGCTGTTTATGGCGTTAGCCGGCATTAAAGCTGTGGAAGCGAACCAACGCAATATCGGGGTACTTTCTCGTATTAGCGGGCAATTTTTAGATAAGTTAAGAGGGTTGGAAACGATTCGTTTATTCGGTCAGGCAGAAAAACAAACCGAGCAAATTTATCAAAGTACCGAAGAATTTCGTGTAAGTACGATGGACGTGCTGAAAATGGCGTTTCTTTCCTCGGCGGTATTGGAATTTTTTACTGCGGTATCGATTGCGGTCATG includes:
- a CDS encoding autotransporter assembly complex protein TamB; protein product: MSEQHNQQVESVQTEQTPVTTQKSRWRWLRRIGFGLLCLLLIPLLFLMTGKGQRTAFELADKFLEPLTVGNIKGSLQEGLTLTDTKFVTDGVDVTVGQADLQLDLSCLLKLQSCVESIALKDTEVKIDTAKLPPSQPDKEREPFTELNLPLGIAVKNIALDNIQVKVDEMDIALTHFHSGIFGKGRAVNLAPTELAGLTLSLAPSSAEQAVEKTQEIAKKSEKQTASEIDWAEIKAKLAQPLLTKQAPIKLPLDASIPQLEAKNIHIERKVKDKEGKLTTAQSIVKVASLLLQAKADQQAVELSQLSLKSDRGDIHGNGLLTLAENYPLNWALNADSPLLTELKIPASQAKIALNGELFGKTSLDIQTSGAVKANLKGNVQLAEPKTPLNLHLTADAVSYPFMPEKGSDPLKLEKIDLLLTGDLLNYQLDTQVSATGMRIPASRAHLKGQGEITQFNIDQLALNALEGKANLSGNINWENGVAWDAQTDLNAINTKSLAPQWAAVLSGGLQSKGYAGRGENGSDWNVEVSHLDLNGSLLQKNLQLKGEIKSNNDTLLDVPSATLIYGENNIALKGVLSDESDFSAQINAPNLTGLLPKLAANIQGNIKLSGKVAEPNLDVDLTAKSLSYDQLSLKNLVAKGKVNTEKTIQGNLDVSLAQLAYGDVTVENADLAVSGSEANHNLKLSAKGNPIGANLQLSGKFDRLQQVWRGQLSQVAIESKDFGSFKTNQAVNVSYDNKQVNANVSAHCWNNPKINLCFPQAFNAGQEGKVPFEIKQFNLATIQEFLDQNTQLAGIINAKGDAAWFKNKQPQVNVELDSKTLKLVQKLDGGNSFPLTLSPVKVNANLADNNLKLKTDIKVENNGRLTTDLVMNDVANTRKLSGSIHIDQLTLKLIKPLLTGGESVDGNINARLSVGGTVTAPLLNGTLNLSELRAKASAMPFDVTGGHLVLNFHDATSTLSGRVQTTESELRLDGDADWRRLDAWKTRVHAQAHRFRVNVPNMAKVEFSPNIEVTAMPNELVLGGNIDIPWARIAVESLPESAVSVSGDEVIMDGSVKQKIPLAQRQIPEKTAGGMAIKANINIHIGDDVSINAYGLKSHLNGTIVVRQGKQGLGLYGQVNLKNGRYASFGQDLLIRKGVISFAGLPSQPSLNIEAIRNPEAMEDPSITAGVKVIGLADSPEVKVFSEPAMSQNEALAHVLTGRSLDNSGDAGSSNSMAAALISMSLSKSSKTVGAVGSTFGLKDLNVTTAGIGDNTKVEVSASLTPKFKVKYGVGIFAALTELTLRYNLAPRLYLQWVSSVNQAVDLMYRFEFDEMFE
- a CDS encoding LysE/ArgO family amino acid transporter, which encodes MDVFIQGFIVCFGLIVSIGAQNAFLLKQGILKQHVFWVALLCFLGDVFLMTLGVLGLGSVVANLPMLSLAIALLGACFLFTYGSRSFISIFKSVEALKASNENATSLKRALMITFAITFLNPHVYIDTVVILGGIGGHLDFDGKMAFLAGALSCSFLWFFGVGYGAGFLSPYFEKRRTWQILDFLTGVIMYAIAISLTAYAFQLAKQIFAW
- the envC gene encoding murein hydrolase activator EnvC translates to MDFVKVFRPFYVIPLLICFSVFVQSSYATELSSIQQKIKQQQSKINEQRQKRSVLQSTLKTQEIEMGKVLGKLKETEMSLTETRQAIKRTEQEIQRLEKQEKEQKEKLKEQLDSAYRSGIHPSVLERLMSESAKNADRMTAYYAHINQVRIDTINDLRRTQQELKDRRDELKGQQKGQQTQLSEQKKQEKDLKKVQNERETTLRSINKTLEQDESRLESLKSNEAALRNQLAKATAESERQEEQEIAKLEQKKNSEEKRKATEQEKQQVRAGRGLGSPKKQFSMPVAGKVVNSFGSRQMGEVTWHGVVIAASAGAPVRAIAGGRVILADWLQGYGQVVVIDHGNGDMSLYGYNQSVSVRKGSRVSAGQQIASVGNSGGQNRSALYFEIRRKGNPKNPMGWVK
- the udk gene encoding uridine kinase, with protein sequence MSETIENQACIVIAIAGASASGKSLIASTIYKELKEELNSDDIGIISEDAYYKDQTHLTMEERVKTNYDHPNSIDHHLLVEHLRQLKQGEAIEIPEYDYSEHNRKTTTKNFAPKKIIIFEGILLLTDEEIRNEINVSIFVDAPLDICFIRRLQRDMVERGRTMDSVIAQYRKTVRPMFLQFIEPSKQYADIIVPKGGKNRIAINILKAQIKQLLSKR
- a CDS encoding 2,3-diphosphoglycerate-dependent phosphoglycerate mutase; its protein translation is MELVFIRHGFSEWNAKNLFTGWRDVNLTERGIEEAKSAGQKLKAAGYEFDIAFTSVLTRAIKTCNIVLEESNQLWIPQVKNWRLNERHYGALQGLDKKATAEQYGDEQVHIWRRSYDISPPDLDAADPNSAHNDRRYAHLPKDVIPNAENLKITLERVLPFWEDQIAPALLSGKRVLVTAHGNSLRALAKHIIGISDAEIMDFEIPTGQPLVLKLDDKLNFVEKFYL
- a CDS encoding autotransporter assembly complex protein TamA, coding for MNFKPHFLTVCCLCAFAHIANAQQSVQPENHSLESSEDSEEAVQDSKIEAAVDLEVKGIADKDKDAWANVQIYLGQIAKEYADGSERHQYLVQTAVDKALRAKGYYNTRYQFAQTPLAGKKPLLTLNVEPDSQKVKIDETDIRISGEASKDEDFTKLVASAPKQGTDLDHEQYDGFKSNLESLAFKKGYFDGNWLYHRLEIYPKDHSADWRLGYDSGVRYRYGEITFTDNQIKEEYLRNILKVKSGEHYYANDLSQMTSDYSSSNWFSSVLFEPHLNEEQKVVDLNVLFQPKKKNDVEVGIGFATDVGPRFQLNWKKPWLNSRGHNIESRTYISAPEQRFEFGYNIPLREDPLHYYYQFSGSLENEDQNDTESTAATLGFQRFWTHETGWSFSAGIKTRYDSFTQAGESHRTLLVYPTAALNRTRSDGNRFPLWGDSQRLTVNWGTKALASDVNFYSWKASTTWIRTYFKNHRFFLRAEVGHIHSKDFYRIPPALRYFAGGDMSIRGFGYKDISPRDPKNGKLIGGSHLVTATAEYQYQLYPGWWAALFYDTGLASNKFETKDLHAGAGIGVRWASPIGAIKLDLATPVRSPNNEKGVQFYIGLGSEL
- a CDS encoding divergent polysaccharide deacetylase family protein, coding for MWNLFQSKQSIFSVFWQILLLISPLAQAGKLAIVIDDIGYRAKEDNAIYALPKEVSVAIIPVAPYATARAQKAYEQKRDVLIHLPMQPKNRHQPIESGALMVGASKENVARLIQAARNQVPYAIGLNNHMGSGATADRQTMEHLMTELSKQQLFFLDSKTGPSVAAKVARELGVNALERNLFLDDNDALHEVQNQFHLALHYARKHGSAILIGHPRKNSIEVLEKGLANLPEDIQLVSMGSLWRNDTVVPKIPFIMVFDDMPAPTSVAPFNVVPLLRGVPQD